The proteins below come from a single Mya arenaria isolate MELC-2E11 chromosome 6, ASM2691426v1 genomic window:
- the LOC128236925 gene encoding uncharacterized protein LOC128236925: MMTGNRPPLLVRIVWSLIIPIFISTILITSAVNFGVPSFGKGGYQYPDYAVVLGNVLAFAPLVSIFVVAGVLVAIKGTGTITQRVCQLTRPAPEWYPNDENAEHIFKSKSYTYRKTLQERIIYDVLGLRSNSRQHIPVYDH, translated from the exons ATGATGACAGGCAACCGCCCGCCTCTGTTAGTCCGAATCGTCTGGTCCTTAATTATACCCATATTCATATCC ACCATTCTGATCACCTCTGCGGTCAACTTCGGCGTACCATCGTTCGGCAAGGGAGGATACCAGTACCCGGACTATGCTGTTGTGCTGGGAAATGTGCTCGCCTTCGCTCCACTTGTCAGCATATTTGTTGTCGCAGGTGTTTTGGTGGCTATTAAAGGCACGGGTACAATAACACAG AGAGTCTGCCAGCTAACGCGACCGGCACCAGAATGGTACCCGAACGACGAGAATGCTGAGCACATATTCAAAAGCAAGTCCTATACATACCGAAAAACACTACAAGAAAGAATCATATACGATGTGTTAGGGTTGCGATCTAACTCTAGGCAGCACATTCCAGTATATGATCATTAA